GATTGATACTTTGATTAATACGTGTACAGAGCTTCTGTATGAATTGATGTAACTCTTCATAGTTGAATTTCCCCTGATAAGCATGAATCTCATCCAACAGCTTCATAGGTGCTTCTACTTTGCCTTTTGTTCTAGGTCTTCCTGCAACACAAGGTTGGACTTTGAAGCCGAAATCCTTCGCGAATTGAGTAAACTTGTTATTCACAACTCCCTTGAAATAATCTGTTCTTGCCTCATCCATTACGGTTTTCATATTGTCTGTCACAATCACTTTTGGTACGCCTCCAAATACTTCAAACGCTTCTGTCATAAATGACAATAAGACACTTTGAGATTTTGAAATACTTAGATGAAAGGCTCTAAATCTTGAATAAGAAAGTAGGAGCACTGCCACATTCACATAGATAATTTCACCATCTTTCATTTCATAGCGAATACTCTCTTTCCAATCCAGCTGTGCTTGTTCACCAGGTTTCGTTTCATAACGAATCCCAGATGAAGCACTTGATGTTGTACGCTTTCCATCATCAAAGTAGGCCTTGAATTCTGGTTTTCGATTTATATATGCACGGAAAGCAGATTGCGAACACTGTAGATCATGATTATCCGTAAGATATTGCCATAAAACTCGCTTGTAATAAAAGATTTGTTTGGAATCGGTGGATAAAAGTAACGCGATGACTTCATAGTATTGGTCAATTTTAGAAGCTTTATTTCTAGTTTCCTTTGGTGTGAAACCGTTTAAATATTTTTCAATCGTTCGACGATCTACATTTAATTCTCTAGCCAACCGGCTTTTATTTATTTTCATTTTTAAATTCCCCATTAGTTGCTGTAGTTTTG
This genomic window from Sporosarcina sp. FSL K6-1508 contains:
- the istA gene encoding IS21 family transposase: MYLQLDIQTEIEVKNLFDLPKLQQLMGNLKMKINKSRLARELNVDRRTIEKYLNGFTPKETRNKASKIDQYYEVIALLLSTDSKQIFYYKRVLWQYLTDNHDLQCSQSAFRAYINRKPEFKAYFDDGKRTTSSASSGIRYETKPGEQAQLDWKESIRYEMKDGEIIYVNVAVLLLSYSRFRAFHLSISKSQSVLLSFMTEAFEVFGGVPKVIVTDNMKTVMDEARTDYFKGVVNNKFTQFAKDFGFKVQPCVAGRPRTKGKVEAPMKLLDEIHAYQGKFNYEELHQFIQKLCTRINQSINQGTNKIPLFAHKQEKNLLLPLPQDKVKDSYRIKHTLVKVNASNMITYKSNQYSVPAKYQGKTVGLQVYDDQLFVYYTTELIVQHQITTSKLNYKETHYKDTLAKAIPYYPDIDALAKQNLAAIGEVYSDEE